The DNA sequence GACGTGTTCTCCACAGATAAGCAAGCTCATCGAGTACTACCAGCAGCTGGCTCAGAGGGAGAAACTGGACCGCGACCGCAGGAAGCTGGCCCGCCGCCGCCCCTACATGCCCCTGGCCTACACGGTAACTCGACCGCTCGCCCCCTCGCTCCGACCGCCACGCGCCTTCTCCGACCGCACGCATACACGGTACTCCCACCCTTCCCCTTGGTCTCACTGACCGGTTCAAGTCCTCTGACCGCGAAAGTCCACCTTCTCAAATGCCCTCTTTGGCTAGAACAGCTGTGTCAGTTGCAGGAAACTGGTTTAGGTAAGATTGTATTCTGGTTTCCCCCTGTGGAGCCGCACGTACACAAAACCCCGATTGAGCTCCAACGAGTAACTGACCCGTGGCTTGTTACCAAAGTACATCCTCAGAAGCTGAGAAATTAGGCAGACGTATCTCACATACAGAGTGTGAACCTTGTGATGGTACCATAAAGTTATTAGTCTGACAAGGGAGGCTGTGGTGTTAGTGACACTGCATCATGTGCGTACTGTGTGGATGGActgttttctctccctctgcttttaaaaaaaaacaaaaaaaaaaaaaaactaccctGTAACTGCAGGGCTTCCCAGTCACATGAAGGCCTCCAGTGCAGTTAGACTCTCCACACACAGGGCCCTTAGTttcaggagaaggagagaaagaaggatgTTGTTATTTCTGAAGGTTAGAGGATAAGTTATCATCGGGGAATCTGGTGACGTGGTCAATCGGACAGGTCTGGTTGTGTGAAGCGGCAACTTTCACCGTTGAAAACTCTCTTACGCACCCATGTTTTTACTCTGATCTACACCAGGTGTATCCTTAGCTGTCTTAGCTGTTTTAGTGCTTCATATCATGTGTCCcacaatttaattacattttttttttgctttttttaaacaaattattattattttttcccaaatttAGAAAGAAAGCACCTCGATTCTGAGAGTTTCTTGTGAAGAAGAACGCGTGTGATGTTTCTGCGGCAGACTCTCCTGCCGTGCATCGTGACGCATGTGGGAAAGGGATTAGTGATGatctgggccctgtttcaggaagcaggattactgagttggctggataactgcactgagtaaaacccggaacccttccaaatctggaacatggactgaagtaaaaagagttGTTTTGGGTTTGACTTagcagttacccagctaactcggtaatcctgcttgGTGAAACAGAAATACCCCCCTCAAGATGCTCACAGGAGTTTAAATATGCCTTATTAAAGGATGAGAGGCTCAGCTTGTGCActtgttttcttctgtttcagGAGAAGTTTGGCCTGGGCAGCAGGACTCAGAGACAGAGATCAGGAGTGTCCATCGCCAGTCTGGCCGGCCTGTCGTGAGTAACCGCCCGGAGCACAGACACCCGCTGGCccgtattcataaagcatcccGGTAGGATCAATTAGCAAACTGATCTAGGGGCAGTGTTGTATTTTGACTCATAATGGATGAGGTTAGGACTGGAGAAACCTGATCCTAGCATTCTCTGCTgtgatatattttatgtatatgaACCCCAGAGCACCTCTCTCAATCCCAGAACATACACATCTGCACTCTCTCTTTTAGAACATGCACCTGGGCACAgcagcatttacacacacctgGGCAGTATCTTTTTTATATAACCGTTAGCACACGCACATCTGGGCAATATTTCACATTCAAAGTAAATCATTACCCAAAAAAGGGCACTCTCACCCTTAGAAGGGAAACACACCTGGACACTTACTATTACCCTTAGAGTATACATGCATCTCAGCTCTTTCTTGGTCCCAGAACATAAGTGCATCTGGCTGCCGCTGAGGCTTTGTGATTGGTAGGCGCAGTTGAAGGGGCGGTGCCGGGATGCGCGGTCGTGGCTAACTGTCGTTCTGTTACCCTGCCAGTctgaaggagggggaggagcagagggaggtgaAACTGGAGCCGGCGCAAGccctggaggaggtggagccGCTGCCGGAAGACTGCTACACGCGACCAGTCAACCTGCCCGAGGGTGCGGCCTTCGAACCCGGATAGCCCGCGCCGCTCGCCCCACTGCTGGGGTTACAGCCCTGGAACTGGAGGGTTACACAAACTAGCCATAAAACCTGGAGTGCTAGGCATACGCACACGCTAAGCACATTAGCAGAGGGCTATATGGTTTCTAACCACATAACAGGAGTGCCACCCATACACTACGCACTTAGCCAGGGTGCTACATAAATGCTAATGAAGTGACTGAATTATTAGTTGGGggatttattcattaataatgaacaGCTTActttgactgactgattgattgattgattgatttattaattgattgatCTTGTCCTGCAGTGACCACCCTGCGGCAGAGGCTGCTGCTGCCAGACCTCCAGCCCCCTGGAGTCTTACAGCTGCACCCCAAACATAAACAGCTCCTGATCAAGAGATCACTGCGATGCCGGGTATGTGTTTTACCTCCTCCACACATGCAGGGGGTGCTGTTTGCATacgtttttttttgcatcacttTCTCCATTAACTTTAGTGATTGGTTATTCtcttccctgtgtttttttttcagaaatgtgagCACAATTTGAGCAAGCCAGAATTCAACCCGACCTCAATAAAATTTAAGATCCAGCTAGTGGCTGTGTGAGTATTAATGTTGTTGCTCCAGTATCTGGCACTGTGAGCATTGGTGAGCACCTAGTGTCCTCCCCATTTTTTCCTGGTTATGCATGTGTAGCTCCTCCTTCCactgtgtgatttgtgtgttcTTTCTGTTCTGCAGAAACTATGTTCCAGAAGTGAGAATCATGTCCATTCCAAACATGCGCTTCAACAAGGCAAGTTCACCTCACTTTCTAAAATTAATGGGAAATGGCCACTCATGCTGTCTATTGGAGGGTGGTGACATGACCAGTGTGTACTGGCCAGCTGTCTGGTGTGTCGGGGGTTTGGGATGGTTCCGTTTTTTCTgtactgttaaataaataaccattGTCTGTTGTAAGTACAGTTGGCCCCTAGGCTCAGCTGCTTGCCTACTGATGTAAACATTTTAAGGTAGAAGTCACGTGATTGATGAAATCACTTGACTGTATGACTGTGAACAGGAGAGCCAGGTGCTGCTGACCCTGACCAATCCTGTGGAGAGCATTACCCATGTGACCCTGCAGGGCTGTGAGCCCAATGACCCTGACCACACCAATAGCATTGCTGAGGTACAGAAACTCATGCTCACATTttcttgcatgcacacacatacacacactcacacacgcacacacacacacacacttatgatTCATCATCACCACTCCTTTTTCTATGCATTCTCTCTAGTCCACATGGCAGATTCCCGCGGCGCGGCTGTTCAGTGTGAGGATAATGTTGTCCTGAcgttgcagtaatgttgtggAAACGCTGTGCTTGCAGGTGGTGCTGCCCTCTAAAGAGCTGGTGCTGGCGGGGAAGGATGCCGCCGCTGAGTATGACGAGCTGGCCGAGCCGCACGACTTCCAGGACGACCCGGAGTGAGAGTCTAACGCTGCACGCGACATGCTAGACTACACGcagccaaccaatcacagcaacagcaaacaaaacGCTTTCCTTCTCATGAAACAGGCAGCTGACCTCTCCATAcgcaatattacattacaggcatttagcagacactcttgtccagagcaacttacacgacattttacatagcatccatttatacagctggatatatactgaagcaatgcagattaagtaccttgctcaaagatGCAGTGGCAGTGTCCTAGCCAGCAATTGAACTTATGAcgtttaggttacaagaccagtacCTTACCCATTCTAGTTCCCGTTTCCGTTCCTTATCCATTACTCATTTTGCTACACTGCCTATTGGTAGACCACGTTACTCGCGTAACTCGCAACAGAGTGTGCTCTGCAAGCAACAAAGCGCTGGTTCCATGCTCCATGTACAGGTTCTCATACCTATGAattgcccctctcccccctctccagtGTGGTGGCCTTCAGGAAGTCCAACAAGCTGGGCTTCTTCATCAGGGTGACCCCTCGCTGCGAGCAGGGCGACGTCATCGTGTGCTTCAAGATCCGCCACGATTTCCGCAACCTGGCGACCCCCCTGCGGCCCGGCCAGGACAGCGGGGCCCCCTGCGAGCCGGTCTGGTTGACTCACCACGTGGAGCTGAACCTGGGACCCCTGGCCGCCTGAACAGCGCCCTCTACTGGCTGGCTGACCGCACACATTACACTCACTCAGACTGCTTCATGCTTACCAGGCACTTTCCCTAGAAATGTCCTAGCTAACTCAAAACGTTCTCACGatgttgctgccatgtagtggcggtgttataacattgacagaacattccagtaacattgcgAGAACAATTTGTATGAGCTGGGATGCTTCCCAAACCGAGACACCACATGAATCTGAAGGAGCAGGTATTCTCTTGTCTTGATAATAGGTATGTATGTTAATAACCTAAACACACACGGTTAAAGCATGTCTACTTTTAGACAACGTAATGTTCTGCTCAGTGTTTTGCAGCTGGTGTTACATTCACTACTTTATACGTAATGACCGTTGGGAAACACCAGGTGGTGCTGAATGTAACACTGCGGATACGGTTGAATCACGTTTGAACCGCAGAAGTTTCGCATTCAATTTAATCCTTTCGatgaagaaatgaaaatatatttagttcTTTTAAAGTGTCAACTGTTCTTTCAACTGTAATGTATTGCCACCTAGGTAGCCACTGATAAGTGTAATATCCAGATATTTGTCAGCACTAATATTTATGGCAGCGAAGGAACTTTAAGATGGTGGTCATTTTCAACAACTTCTTTTCTTTAATATGTGTGTCTAAATGGCACTGATACAGAACCATCTCTCAGGCTTCACTTCAGAGCCTACAATAATGACTCCAGATTGCACTCCATACACCAGACTGACTTCCTGTGTTGGATCAGTTGGACGTCTGCCAGTTGTCCTAATAGATACAGGCACTCGTTGGATCAATTGGACGTCAGCCAGTTGTCCTAATAGACACAGACACTCGTGTGTCCTGCTGGTTGTTCCCCCTTTGGGTGAAACTTGTCGCATTGACCTGGGTTAGGGAGCAGCGTGGATCTCACTTTAGATTGCACTCCTGGTTGCACACATCTAGAGAGTGGTGTGCATTAGTCATCCTCCGCACTTATTAGACTGCTACGAGCTTCTGTCCTCTAACACTGTTGTTTTGGCATGTTGTTCAGTGATGATGTCCCAAATTTCTCTTTAGCAGACGCAGCTGCACCGTTAAATGGAGgataatgctttaaaaaaaaggaaaaaaaagacaaaagatcTTAGGTTAATTCTATCTGCTGGCACTCGGTGGTAGATTTTGAAACGCACTTGTCCATTGAATATGCTAACTGTCTGACTGTGTTTGATGTAAAAAGTGAGACTCTTCCTGCTGTAACCATGGAAACGGTGTGCTTTCTCTCTCGTAGTTCTGCAGAATCTGAATATTAATAAAGACTGATGCAAATATATGgctccttttttccccacctcaAATAAGAATACGTTAAATGCACATCTGGTTATGTGCAATAGAGGTAGGTAGATTTATACTTGGAAGTTCCATAAATCCCTGTTGGAACACTGCTGTAGTAtgttaagcaaggtacttaacctcaaTCATTTCTgtgtatatccagctggataaatggttattttataGAAACCCAAGCTGTGTAATTGGCTTTTGACAAGAGGGTCTGCTGGAACAAGTAACCGTAATGTCCTTCAGATCTCATCTTTTCATTATTAGAGATCTCCGTCACTAGGGGGAGCTGTTGTactgtttaaatgtttcattcgCCCCTCTCTTTTACATCTGTTAGGGATGAGGAGCTGCAAGGTATGAAGGTAAATTTTGATGcgagcttaattttttttagagatGTCCTTCAAAAATGTTTCCACACCACTAAATTTGAATCAAATTCTTCTTTCCTTGATATTTTTGTTCTGTGGAAAGTCTATGGGAAAAAGGgcccttttaaaaaatcttccaCCATGTAACATCTGTTTGGGTGTTGTCCTCTTGAAGGTGACCTTATCTTGTAGTGAGTAGTAGTGGCTGTCCTTAAATGATCATATTTTGCCATCATATTTTTTGAGCATTGCTGCCTGTTAGTGTTAACATGCAACCTAAAAAAGCATCTTTTAGTAACTATGTAAAACAATGCATGCTTTGAAGTGGGTTTTTTCGGTGTTTAAAGGCTAGTGCTTACAGTGGGTGATGATCAGTTATACAGTACTAGTTTGATTTAGTTCAGGTGCTTAGATTGTATGGTTAATTACAATATCAGCATTCTGGCGGTGTGTTCAACTACTTAAGCATTTGCTGTGTACTGTCTTTAAAAAGTAGCTGTTGAAAGAATTAAGCGAGCATTCAATTAAAATCtagttttaaaaattctgttagCTTACTATATTATGTTTTAGGTAGGGCGCTAGCTTGTTACAGTCACAAGCTGACTTAGAGATTTTCAATCAGgcatctttatttttaatgagatCTTGTAATCTACTCTGTCATGCACATTTAGACAAAGATGTTATACAATATCTGCTTCTGTTTGGATGCTAGGTAAACAATGCTTGCTCGGAGGTCCACCAAGGTTGAGTGTAATGTTTGCAAATGCTTCTCATCCAAGTCTTTCTCTTGCAGTATAGGATATTTGTCAATAttacatatacaaatattacAAATGTCCAGTATTCTATTCGCACATGTTCAAAGGTATGCTCTTTTTGGCAAATATAAAGATATTCGTACCCTCATTGAATGAGAAGATTCATGCACTGGTAGAAAATGTCTTGTTCTCCCTTGTCCCTTGAGTTGAAGACAGTTGAAAAAGCTTTTCTGTAAAGTGGTTCAGTGGTGTGGGAATGCTGTACCTTGCAGGTGTTTGTGCTGGCTGCAGGGGGCAGTATGCTACCCCGTGAGCAGATCCCTGTGCAGGCCCACAAGATGTTTAGTTCCTTACTTCTGATTTAATGCCTCTTGTGACAAACATAGAGCTCTTCAGACACGTTTTTAATTGATGTGTGTGGATTAAGTTAATGTTTCAATTGACAGTCAAGGGAAAGTACAG is a window from the Anguilla anguilla isolate fAngAng1 chromosome 3, fAngAng1.pri, whole genome shotgun sequence genome containing:
- the dctn4 gene encoding dynactin subunit 4, translating into MASLLQPDRVLYLVNGEKRIRSPLSQLYFCRYCSELRSLECVSHEVDSHYCPSCLENMPSAEAKIKKNRCANCFDCPCCMHTLSTRATNIPAPLPDDPAKTAMKKAYYLACGFCRWTSRDVGMADKSVASGGWQEPESPHTQRISKLIEYYQQLAQREKLDRDRRKLARRRPYMPLAYTEKFGLGSRTQRQRSGVSIASLAGLSLKEGEEQREVKLEPAQALEEVEPLPEDCYTRPVNLPEVTTLRQRLLLPDLQPPGVLQLHPKHKQLLIKRSLRCRKCEHNLSKPEFNPTSIKFKIQLVAVNYVPEVRIMSIPNMRFNKESQVLLTLTNPVESITHVTLQGCEPNDPDHTNSIAEVVLPSKELVLAGKDAAAEYDELAEPHDFQDDPDVVAFRKSNKLGFFIRVTPRCEQGDVIVCFKIRHDFRNLATPLRPGQDSGAPCEPVWLTHHVELNLGPLAA